GCAGTTATGTTGGAAAAATTGGGTGGAGTGCAGAGATCCGCTGGCCGGGGACATTTTGGTAAAGAAATACATACCTCTCGTATCGTATCATGTTCAACGTATTTCAGTAAGTCTTCCTAAAAATGTGAGCCGGGATGATATAAGGAGTTTAGGGATGATGGGGTTATTCGATGCCCTGGAACGCTTTGATACGAAGCGTGACCTGAAGTTTGACACATATGCATCTTTTAGAATTCGTGGTGCTATTTTAGATGGATTAAGGAAAGAGGATTGGCTTCCACGGAGTGCAAGAGATAAAGCCAAGAAAATTGAATCTGCAATAGAACAGCTGGAGCAGCAATACATGAGGAACCTTTCGCCAAATGAGATTGCCGCTGAATTGAATATCCCGGAAGATGAAGTATATGCTGCATTAAATGAGAATTTCTTTGCCAATGTACTATCTATTGATGAAAGTCCCCAAGAGGACGATAAAGAAAGCGCGAATTTTCATATTAAAGATGAAAAGGCGGATTTACCTGAGGAACATGTGTTAAGGGAAGAACTGTATGTGGAATTAGCCAAAGTCATAGAAACGCTGAATGAAAAAGAACAGTTGGTTTTACAGCTTTTTTATAAGGAAGAACTAACATTAACCGAAATAGGACAAGTGATGAGCCTATCTACGTCCCGGATATCCCAAATACACTCGAAAGCGATATATAAATTAAGAAACACGATGCAAGATCAAAAGATTTAATCATGATATTTTGACTAAAGGGGGCTTTGGAGAACGAAGAATGCCCCTATAAGTCAACTTGAAAGAATTCTTACGGGGATCCGCATCAATAAATGTTTCGAAATCACAGAATGTTCGAACTGTACTTTGTCATGAAAGCATAGAGAAAGTAATCAAGAAAAAACAACAGTGAAAAAAGATCCCCATCCGTATTAAGGTAACAGGATTGACTATTCC
The DNA window shown above is from Peribacillus sp. FSL P2-0133 and carries:
- a CDS encoding FliA/WhiG family RNA polymerase sigma factor, whose product is MSHLTIEEEQLCWKNWVECRDPLAGDILVKKYIPLVSYHVQRISVSLPKNVSRDDIRSLGMMGLFDALERFDTKRDLKFDTYASFRIRGAILDGLRKEDWLPRSARDKAKKIESAIEQLEQQYMRNLSPNEIAAELNIPEDEVYAALNENFFANVLSIDESPQEDDKESANFHIKDEKADLPEEHVLREELYVELAKVIETLNEKEQLVLQLFYKEELTLTEIGQVMSLSTSRISQIHSKAIYKLRNTMQDQKI